Below is a genomic region from Leptospira venezuelensis.
AGATACGTTTTATCTCGCCCAGTTGGGCCGGGAATATTTGACCATAAATATGAGATCCTTTTTTCAAAAGACGGTTTAAATCAAACCATCCTAAAAGAAGGAGAGAAGTATTACAAAAGTCAGCAGCTTAAAGAAGCGATTGAAAAGAATAAAAAGATCCATAAAGGAAAATCTGAATCCGAATTAGAAACAATCACTCTCAAGGAAATGAAAGAAACAAATCTTCCTTTAAACTCTAGACTTTATAGAGTCGCAGGAGACTTTTATATCCATTATGATTTCGTAATTGGTCAAACAAGATATGAAGTCGGGTTTGCTTATGCAGAATTTAGACAAGTGATCCATGATGTTGCTCGCTGGTTAATTCTGATAATCCTTGGGACTACTCTCTTTATATTGATCGCCTTCCCGATCTTACTCCGAATGAGTTTGATCCATCCTCTTAATAATCTATTAGCAGGTGTAGAGAAGGTGAATCATGGAGATCTAAATGTAAACGTCCCGATCAAGGCAATGGACGAGATTGGCTTTCTGTCATTGTCATTCAACTCGATGGTGGATTCTATCCGAGGCGCAAGAGAACAATTGCAGGAACATGCAGATCATTTGGAAGAAAAAGTAGAAGAGCGCACAAAAGAAGTCCAAGAAAAAATGGAAGAAGTCCAAAGACTGAAAATCCAACAAGATGGGGACTATTTCTTAACTTCTCTTCTCGCAAAACCTCTTTTTTATAATGCAAACAAGTCTTCTAAAATCAATACCAGCTTTCTTATTAGACAAAAGAAATATTTCGAATTTCGCAATAAGCAAGGAGAACTTGGAGGAGATATCTGCTTAACCGGAAATTTAAGATTAGGAACTCCTGATAATTACAAAAAATTCACCATGGCAATGAATGGCGACGCTATGGGAAAATCAATGCAAGGAGCTGGAGGCTCCTTAGTCATGGGAGTTGTAATGAACTCGATCATGGCAAGATCTGCCGCCAATAAAAGAGTTCTTTCTAAAACCCCTGAAGAATGGCTAACCGAGACCTATCTGGAAATCCATTCTGTTTTCAAAAGTTTCGACGGAACTATGGTCATCTCGGCTACAGTTGCATTGATCGACGACGAAACAGGCGAAATGTTCTACTGGAACGCAGAACATCCATTCTCCGTTTTATATAGAGACGGGAAGGCTTCATTTATAGAAAATACATTAGAACTTCGTAAATTAGGATTAGATTCAGAATTCGAGTTCAAGGTGAAAAAATTCCAGCTTCATCCTGGAGATCTAATTATATTAGCTTCCGATGGGAGAGACGATCTTCTATTATCCATACAGAACGGAAAAAGGATTATCAACGAAGACGAAAACGTTTTCTTAGATGTGGTAGAAAAATCTCACGGTGATATCAAATCCATCGAAAAGAATATCCGAAGCATTGGAGAAGTCATCGATGACCTCTCTATCCTAAGGATCGGCTTCCAAGAAGTAAATGTACCTTCAATAGAACAGGGAGAAGATCGAAATGATTTTGCAGATAAGGTAGTTCTGCAAAGTCTTTATAAAGAAGGAAAAGAATTATATCGAAATGGTGAGGCTCAAAAAGCGATCTCCATTCTTTTGGATGCATATGCAACAGATAATAATAACCAGAAATTGAACAAACTACTCGGTTTGATCAGCTTTAAGGAAAAAGATTATCCGTTAGCAGTAAAAGTTCTAAGTAAATATCTAACTCAGGACCCAGATACAGCAGAACTTTGGTATTATCTTTCTATTGCAGAAAAACGTATCGGCAACTTAGCACAATCCTTAGAAGCGGCAATGATGGTAAATCAAATGCAGCCTATGAATGTGCAAAATCTGGTACATCTTTCAGATCTAAATCGACTTTTAGGAAACAGGGAAGAAGCCATCGGCTTCACAAAATCCGCAGAAGAGATAGATCCTGAGAATAAGAATATTCGAAAACTCAAAAGATTATTAGAGATGGAACCTTAAACTTATCCTCTTTTAATTCCAAGGATCTCTGAAAACCTCGAAATAGATCGAAATGAAAGTCCAGAGACTTAGAGTAAAAAGGAAAGAATCGAATCGATCAAGAAAACCTCCATGCCCGGGAAGTACGGAAGAAAAATCTTTTATCGAAACTTTTCTCTTGATCCAGCTTGCAGCCAAATCTCCGGTTAAAGCTAAAAATCCGAAAAGAGGAAGAATCCAAATACATTTCCAAGAAAAATTTCCCCAAAAGGAAAACACGAATCCGGAAAATAGAAAAAGATAAGATAACCCTCCCATAAATCCTTCCCAAGTTTTATTTGGGCTAATCCTAGGAGCAATTTTTGTATTTCCAAAACTTTGACCTACGATCTGACTAAAGGCATCAAATCCAGCGATTCCTAAATACAACCATAAACACAATTTAGGTGAGAGGATCGAATACGAAAAACATGCTAATATCCCTAATAGTAGAAACATTCCTAAAACGGAAAAAAATTGGACAGGTCTTCCAATAGAAAGAGTTTGAATAAGTTCAATACCTCCAAGCAACAAAAGAAGCAGAATAAATCCGAGCCAGAAATACCCGCCACATATGGCAAATAAGGAGGACAAGGAAACAATGAAAGCATAAGACCAATACTTTCGAAATCTCAAAGCCCTTTCTTCTTTCGAACGCCCTTTGGATGAATGAAAAAACCAAACCCCTCCTACCAAAAAGCCGAAAATTACAAAACCTAAAACAGGTAAAGATTCCTTATCTAGGGCCATACAACCTCAAAGACTCGCGGAGAACTTTTACAGAAAAAGAAATTACGTTTTTATAAATTTCGCCATCTACCATAAGGATCTCAGGAGATTCGAAATTTACTACTACTGAATTTACTTGAAAAGGAGCCTTTGGTTCATAAAAGTATTTTCGAGAAAGAACGGAAAGATTATGTATAGTCTGTCCGAAAATTCCAGAGTTCAGTTCCAAAACTTCTAATTTTCCATCATTTGCTTTTGCATTTGGAAATGCCAAAAAATTCGCGACATGTCTGGTGTTATTCAGAATACATCCTGTTAAAGGAATTCTGTTTGTAGGCTCGCTGTCATAAGATACTTCATATATTTTTCTTTTCTGAAAAAATACTCCAATACCGGCCGCCACAGGATAACA
It encodes:
- a CDS encoding phosphatidate cytidylyltransferase; the encoded protein is MALDKESLPVLGFVIFGFLVGGVWFFHSSKGRSKEERALRFRKYWSYAFIVSLSSLFAICGGYFWLGFILLLLLLGGIELIQTLSIGRPVQFFSVLGMFLLLGILACFSYSILSPKLCLWLYLGIAGFDAFSQIVGQSFGNTKIAPRISPNKTWEGFMGGLSYLFLFSGFVFSFWGNFSWKCIWILPLFGFLALTGDLAASWIKRKVSIKDFSSVLPGHGGFLDRFDSFLFTLSLWTFISIYFEVFRDPWN
- a CDS encoding SpoIIE family protein phosphatase; translation: MEASILFSHHASGVFSLFLLTFVLSGFLIFKKNRTLPTYYLIIMYMGYGIMFLGYFLSYSIFNPLAAYHRYLTVFVIFGIVGFIGFCYNFPRNIYPKESKIVIPLSLVIALAAWIHFIIKTTGMEKIYLFSAHHYSFDFGREASFAILLCFIISTVILIRKTIHFSRYTGIFQRWNTAVSSSALPIRVLVKTLLFLPLNFMRILLPARKEGIALRAFLGTVILNILNAYNNVLNKSGVLSYDTYAITYFILSVITIFFIQSAYLNHSPEPTSFMGKILSSAVVTVVLALGAISYITLFSTDRSIEKEDLVEMNSVKTEIRNGDTNFPPNVRYVLSRPVGPGIFDHKYEILFSKDGLNQTILKEGEKYYKSQQLKEAIEKNKKIHKGKSESELETITLKEMKETNLPLNSRLYRVAGDFYIHYDFVIGQTRYEVGFAYAEFRQVIHDVARWLILIILGTTLFILIAFPILLRMSLIHPLNNLLAGVEKVNHGDLNVNVPIKAMDEIGFLSLSFNSMVDSIRGAREQLQEHADHLEEKVEERTKEVQEKMEEVQRLKIQQDGDYFLTSLLAKPLFYNANKSSKINTSFLIRQKKYFEFRNKQGELGGDICLTGNLRLGTPDNYKKFTMAMNGDAMGKSMQGAGGSLVMGVVMNSIMARSAANKRVLSKTPEEWLTETYLEIHSVFKSFDGTMVISATVALIDDETGEMFYWNAEHPFSVLYRDGKASFIENTLELRKLGLDSEFEFKVKKFQLHPGDLIILASDGRDDLLLSIQNGKRIINEDENVFLDVVEKSHGDIKSIEKNIRSIGEVIDDLSILRIGFQEVNVPSIEQGEDRNDFADKVVLQSLYKEGKELYRNGEAQKAISILLDAYATDNNNQKLNKLLGLISFKEKDYPLAVKVLSKYLTQDPDTAELWYYLSIAEKRIGNLAQSLEAAMMVNQMQPMNVQNLVHLSDLNRLLGNREEAIGFTKSAEEIDPENKNIRKLKRLLEMEP